The Candidatus Goldiibacteriota bacterium HGW-Goldbacteria-1 genome includes a region encoding these proteins:
- a CDS encoding phosphatidylglycerophosphatase A: MRQLIIIFTSFFYTGYAPKASGTVATLAFLPVYWFFLRDMHPAPYVIITVILVLAGIWASNYAIVIHGKKDPSRVVIDEVAGYMVTMMFIPYTDSRMIIGFFASRVFDILKIFPARQSEALPGGTGIMIDDVIAGIQANIFMWAVIYFKLDLPLQQLITNVIRP, from the coding sequence ATGAGGCAGCTTATAATAATCTTCACTTCTTTTTTTTACACCGGCTATGCGCCCAAGGCTTCAGGCACAGTGGCTACTTTGGCATTTCTTCCCGTGTACTGGTTTTTTCTGCGCGATATGCACCCGGCACCCTATGTAATAATTACCGTAATACTTGTGCTTGCCGGTATCTGGGCTTCCAACTACGCGATTGTGATACACGGCAAAAAGGATCCTTCACGGGTGGTAATAGATGAAGTGGCGGGCTATATGGTGACCATGATGTTTATCCCCTACACTGATTCAAGGATGATAATAGGTTTTTTCGCGTCGCGCGTGTTTGATATTCTGAAAATATTTCCGGCAAGGCAGTCAGAAGCGCTTCCCGGCGGCACGGGCATAATGATTGATGACGTAATAGCCGGAATTCAGGCGAATATTTTTATGTGGGCGGTAATTTATTTTAAGCTGGACCTGCCGCTGCAGCAGCTGATAACCAATGTTATCCGCCCTTGA
- the pgsA gene encoding CDP-diacylglycerol--glycerol-3-phosphate 3-phosphatidyltransferase has product MQISENLKKLPNRITMFRIIITFAFIPTILAERLMWNYVALGIFLIASISDFLDGYIARKYNIISIFGQVMDPLADKILVLAALLCFVHLQVAPVWMVIIIISREFFVSGIRTMAAQQGKIIAASKWGKLKTATEMTAISATLLLMSIHKTLVFYGINAGELMDVSQDTWMLKVIPYILFFIAASFSLISGMEYFFKNKSIFESEL; this is encoded by the coding sequence ATGCAGATAAGCGAAAATCTTAAGAAACTTCCAAACAGAATTACAATGTTCAGAATAATTATCACTTTTGCCTTTATCCCCACGATACTGGCCGAAAGGCTTATGTGGAATTATGTGGCGCTGGGAATTTTTTTAATCGCGTCCATAAGCGATTTTCTTGACGGCTATATTGCAAGAAAGTACAACATTATAAGTATTTTCGGGCAGGTAATGGACCCGCTAGCGGATAAAATACTGGTGCTTGCGGCGCTGTTATGTTTTGTGCACCTTCAGGTGGCGCCGGTATGGATGGTAATAATAATCATCAGCAGGGAATTTTTTGTATCAGGAATCAGGACCATGGCCGCGCAGCAGGGAAAAATAATTGCTGCCAGCAAATGGGGCAAGTTAAAGACCGCCACTGAAATGACGGCAATTTCCGCCACGCTTCTTTTAATGTCCATTCACAAGACCCTTGTATTTTACGGGATAAACGCGGGCGAACTGATGGATGTAAGCCAGGACACATGGATGCTGAAAGTTATCCCGTACATCCTTTTCTTTATAGCGGCTTCTTTTTCGCTTATTTCCGGCATGGAATATTTTTTCAAGAACAAATCAATTTTTGAAAGCGAACTCTAA
- a CDS encoding YajQ family cyclic di-GMP-binding protein, with protein sequence MAGDNSFDISSKVDMQEMVNGIDQALREITNRYDFRDSNTEIELKKEDKKIIIKSTDDYKVRAANDVLKNKLIKRGIPIKALTDSEPVQTGMDKMHQDIAIQDGIPQEKAKDIVKYIKELGLKKIQASIQKDVVRVSGPKLDDLQEVMAHLKQKDFGIDMQFTNFRS encoded by the coding sequence ATGGCAGGCGATAACTCATTTGATATTTCTTCAAAGGTAGACATGCAGGAAATGGTTAACGGCATAGACCAGGCGTTAAGGGAAATAACCAACAGGTATGATTTCCGCGACAGCAATACGGAAATTGAACTTAAAAAAGAAGACAAAAAAATAATTATTAAATCAACTGATGATTATAAAGTACGCGCTGCCAATGATGTGCTTAAAAATAAGCTGATCAAAAGGGGCATACCCATAAAGGCGCTTACAGATTCCGAACCTGTGCAGACCGGCATGGATAAAATGCACCAGGACATAGCCATACAGGACGGCATTCCGCAGGAAAAAGCAAAAGATATCGTGAAATACATAAAAGAGCTTGGGCTGAAAAAGATACAGGCTTCCATCCAGAAAGACGTGGTAAGGGTGTCAGGGCCCAAACTTGACGACCTTCAGGAAGTTATGGCGCATTTAAAGCAGAAGGATTTTGGAATTGACATGCAGTTCACGAACTTCCGTTCGTAA
- the rimO gene encoding 30S ribosomal protein S12 methylthiotransferase RimO → MKLGVISLGCPKNTVDTECMLSCLDNALLTTDPSDADVILINTCAFLKSAREESSGAITEMLSLKKKKPALKVVVAGCFVSKDLKGLKEKFSGVHAWVGVNNIENIKTAVEKGGEFVNEKPFIYKGKNHTALLNSYSAYVKISEGCNHKCSFCAIPSIKGKYRSRTIEDIVKETHAMTESGIKEINLISQDLVYYGADIYGEKKLDKLLEAILKKTKKYFWLRLLYLYPDLEIIKRVVKVMKKDERLCRYIDMPFQHVNDDILKSMRRGYRKKDIIEIIKYLKEQVPGIIIRSAFITGYPGETKARFNELREFINQGLIDRAGFFAYSDEPGTHAYTLKGKAAKKECERRRDILMVDSAEKYAYNKETLQGKKVKVLIAGMKNNNTYAARTQGNAPDIDSYVLINTKKKLSAGSFCNVKITGAQGYDLKGELCR, encoded by the coding sequence ATGAAACTTGGAGTCATAAGCCTTGGGTGCCCAAAAAACACCGTTGATACAGAGTGCATGCTTTCATGCCTGGACAACGCCCTTTTAACCACAGACCCGTCTGACGCCGATGTGATATTAATAAATACCTGCGCGTTTTTAAAAAGCGCCAGGGAAGAATCATCCGGCGCAATTACGGAAATGCTGTCCCTTAAGAAAAAAAAGCCCGCATTAAAAGTGGTGGTGGCGGGGTGTTTTGTTTCCAAGGATTTAAAGGGCTTAAAAGAAAAATTTTCGGGTGTGCATGCCTGGGTGGGCGTCAACAATATAGAAAATATAAAAACCGCGGTGGAAAAAGGCGGCGAATTTGTAAATGAAAAACCGTTTATCTATAAAGGCAAAAACCACACCGCGCTTTTAAATTCCTATTCCGCGTACGTGAAAATATCCGAAGGGTGCAATCATAAATGCAGTTTCTGCGCCATTCCGTCCATAAAAGGAAAGTACAGAAGCAGGACAATTGAAGATATTGTAAAAGAAACACACGCCATGACAGAATCCGGGATAAAAGAGATAAACCTTATTTCGCAGGACCTTGTATATTACGGCGCGGATATTTACGGCGAAAAGAAACTGGATAAACTGCTTGAAGCAATCCTTAAAAAAACAAAAAAATATTTCTGGCTGCGGCTTTTATATCTTTACCCGGACCTTGAAATTATAAAACGGGTTGTAAAAGTAATGAAAAAAGATGAAAGGCTGTGCCGCTACATTGATATGCCGTTTCAGCACGTTAATGACGATATTCTAAAAAGTATGAGGCGCGGCTACAGAAAAAAAGACATAATTGAAATTATAAAGTATTTAAAAGAACAGGTACCGGGGATAATAATAAGAAGCGCTTTTATAACCGGATATCCCGGCGAGACAAAGGCGCGTTTTAATGAATTAAGGGAATTTATAAATCAGGGTTTGATAGACAGGGCCGGTTTTTTTGCTTATTCTGACGAACCGGGCACGCACGCTTATACCTTAAAAGGCAAAGCCGCAAAAAAAGAGTGTGAGAGAAGGCGTGACATATTAATGGTTGATTCAGCTGAAAAATACGCATATAATAAAGAAACGTTACAGGGAAAAAAGGTTAAAGTTTTAATTGCGGGAATGAAAAACAATAACACTTACGCTGCAAGGACGCAGGGCAACGCTCCTGACATTGACAGTTATGTACTTATCAATACCAAAAAAAAGCTCTCTGCCGGAAGTTTTTGTAACGTAAAAATAACCGGAGCGCAGGGTTATGATCTGAAAGGGGAATTATGCAGATAA